GAAATTTTGGGCAAGGTTAAAACATCATGTCAGTAAGATTATAGGAAAATGTGAAAGTTTATGGGATGCCGTACAGCAAGCCTTCTGTCAATTGTCCTAACTATCCCTTTCTTTGCTATACAACGCGCTGTCGATACGCCCAAAAGTGCCAGAAAAGTTAATGAAGATGAATTTCAATTCTGTCAGAAAGTCGCCAAATACAAACAAGTCGAATGGATAAAAGACAAAGACAACAGCTATGCCTATATCGGCACTGAAGGCATCAAAACCAATACCCAAGACCCCGTAGGCTGGATGGTAGAGCAAGCCAACCAGATTTACAAGGAATATAGTTTGATTGGCGATCGCAATTACAATCGCTTTGACCATATCTTCCCAAAAGACAGCCATACCGCCGCAGATAGCGAATGGGCAAAGGGAGTCGCCACGCACTACAACAAGCTCATCTCCGAAGCCGCCGCTAGTCGTAGTCGTCTAGAACATGAAGAAGGCATAGCGTTGACTGCTACTTCTAGCAAAGGTAATAAAATCGAAATCGTCAGCGTGATCAGCACCGACCCCGATGGCGAATCCCCGATCTGGGAGATCGCCCGTAAAGGAGAAAATGTCGATATCCAGATGGCAAAGAATAAAGACTGGAAGACCGAAAAACAATATCCATACAAAGCTGTCGCCCTAATTGACCAAAGTAAAATTGATGTGGGCTTAATCTCACCAACCACCCTAGCCGCCTATGGTAAAACCATCGAAAAGGACAAAATCTTCGGCAATCTCAAACTAGAATTCCAACTAGGCATTTCTAAAAATGACGTTGACGACAAATTTGCTGCCGCCGAGAAATATCTAGAAACCCAGAGAGATGCAATTCCAGAAACCGAACGAGATCGCCGAGCTGCTGCCCTATGGCATAACAATAACCGCGCGATCGCAGGCAAAATGTTTACGGAATTCGTAGCCAACCGACTCCAAGAACTACAGGTAGAGCAAATCAAAGTAATTGGCTTGCAGTATGAAACTAACGAACTTAAAGATCGACAATGGCAACCGAATGAATCCCTAAATTGCCGAATGGCCATCGAATCCAATCTCCAAAGTCCCATCTATGACAAGAGGGTAATTCAGGTACAGACAGGCGACCAATGGAAAAACATGGGCGTTGTCCACAACGACGCAGCTTATCTGCCCATTGGTAGTCAGTTCATCGCAAATATCAATATTTCAGTCAGTAAGAAAGACGCAGACTTAGCGATCGATAGAAGTACGCTCAAACTACCTGAAATATGGCATGGACTATCACCAGAGCGAGTCAAAGAAGCAGTTAACCTTGATGAAATCGTACCGAAGTTAAAAGAAGCGATCACCAAAGCTGCTGCAAACCAACCAACGATGACCGAATTTGTGGCAAAGCTTGCCGATGAGAACGTGGGACTAAAAGCACAAGTACAGTTAGGAGGCAGAATTAACGGGATTACCTATCTCTATGAAGGTCAGGCAGTAAAAGCAAGTTTAATTGAAATGTCTTGGAAGAATCTCGCCGCGATGGGAGTAAAGTACGAGCCAGAGAGAGATCGCGAAGCGCTTACCTCAGTTTCTAATTCTCCTCAGAGAATTACTCAGGCTACACCACAAGATGATTTCAAGGAAAAAGTCATAGCTGAAACACCTCAACAATCAGTAGCAATTACAGGTAAACCCGTCAAGATGGTTTATCCCTTAAAGATGCATGGAGAAGCTAATCCCCTTTCAGTCGATACCTGTATCGAAGCAATGCGCGGACATGGCAGATGTCACACGACGCGGAGATATGAACCCTATGCCGCCTATGGATTTAAGGAAGGGGACATAGCGATCGCGATCGCAGGAGAGCAGAAAGTCGCCTTTAAAGTGGGTAAACAGTACAAAATCACCCCAGAAATGCTGAATGACGTTGCCTATCAACAACAATGGTCGCAGATGGAAAAGCATAGCGCCAAGGAACTGACGACATTTCAAGGACATAGCAACACATGGGGAATGCACTTTCAACCCTTGGGAGACTATGTGGATGGGAAGATTATGCCATTCTCGACACAGCCAATCAAATCAGATAACACTATTGTTGCCGAGATTCAGCAACTAATGGAATGGAGCCGAACCGCTGATTATTTGGGCAAGAGTGAGAAATATATAGACCGCATTCAAGACCTTATTGCAGGTGAAAGCATTACCGAAAAAGCACAGCAAGCAATGCACAAAGATCATCAGTCACTGAGCCATCACGTTGCCTCGCAATGGCGGGAAATCTTAGCAATCAAAAGTGAATATGTAGAATCACAGAATGGCAACCTCATATTTGAGCGCAAGGGCAACGAAGGTAAATACCGAGCCACATGGGAACAAGCCACAGATACACTGACATTGGACACTAAAGTCGTGAATCAAGATAAATTCCAATATTCACCACTGTTGGTACAGCAAGGATTAGAGATAATGCACAGCCAAGTCACCGTGAGAGATGCCAAAAACTGCGATCGCGCTCTTCAGTTAATCGCAGAGAGTCAGAAGGGAAGGCAAGAACAAAGATAAAAAAGCGATCTCAATGAGGTTAGCCAGCAGACAAAACTATTAAAGGTTGAATGGTTTGGAGATCATTATTTTCAGAAACCTGAGCATGATAGAGATCCCAAGACTGTTGGAGGTTCATCCAGAAATCAGCCGAAGTGGAAAAGAACCTAGCCAAGCGTAAAGCCGTACTAGGAGTAATACCGCGACGACGATTAACAATCTCATTTACCCGTTGATAGGGAACGTGGATCGCATTAACAAGGTCACGCTGAGACAAATTAAGAGGTAGCAGAAATTCCTCTAGCAACATTTCGCCAGGATGAGTGGGAACACGACGGGTTGGGATTCTTAACATAATTTATTACCTTTTTATTACCTTAACTTTAGTGATAATCGACAATTTCCACCTGAGAAGCACCAGAATTAGACCAAATAAAACAA
The genomic region above belongs to Pseudanabaena sp. BC1403 and contains:
- a CDS encoding HigA family addiction module antitoxin, yielding MLRIPTRRVPTHPGEMLLEEFLLPLNLSQRDLVNAIHVPYQRVNEIVNRRRGITPSTALRLARFFSTSADFWMNLQQSWDLYHAQVSENNDLQTIQPLIVLSAG